In a genomic window of Pontibacter liquoris:
- a CDS encoding family 16 glycoside hydrolase: MNYKNELSALNRLFAACVVLGALVLAGPARSQTTLLELRDLSAFRSPGKSWQLAGDVAADLAKENKLTISKGTGVLVNLPGRKAAGKDLLTNLEHGDVDIELDYMMAKGSNSGIYLQGLYEVQLADSWGETKASSASNGGIYERWDESRPQGQQGFQGYAPRQNVSRAPGLWQHLKISFQAPRFDASGRKTENAKLLRVELNGIPVQENVVLFGPTRGASSNQEVAKGPLRIQGDHGAVAFRNIKLTTYSMERLPLTNLTYTLYPGRFDKEPAYATLPPEAKGPLSVMTSGMPAKTKEYLIRYTGTLHVKTPGAYTFNINTPGGYGMVKVNNQQAVPMKEWNGKGTVTLPAGEVPLEVVYSKSMDWAKPALALYVSGPSLREYLISDKEAAMADVVDPILVDALEKPILRSFMDLPDGQRVTHAVSVGSPAQVHYTYDADHGALVQVWRGQFLDATPMWHERGDGSARALGAVQHLGKPALSVAKLPSEQAAWVTDTTGSAFRQKGYSLNAKDEPTFKYRIYGAAVQDAIHVLENGQGLQRSISIQNPAAGLYVRLAQGKQIGEMAKGLYQVDDKTYYVRLDDAAGAKPIVRTVADGQELLVPVREKLTYSILF, encoded by the coding sequence ATGAACTATAAAAATGAGTTATCTGCCTTAAACCGCCTGTTTGCAGCCTGTGTGGTGCTCGGCGCATTGGTCCTGGCGGGGCCCGCCCGGAGCCAGACCACCTTGCTGGAACTCCGGGACCTTTCCGCTTTCCGGAGCCCGGGCAAAAGCTGGCAGCTGGCCGGCGATGTGGCGGCCGACCTTGCCAAAGAAAACAAGCTGACCATAAGCAAAGGCACGGGCGTGCTGGTGAACCTGCCGGGCCGCAAAGCCGCCGGCAAAGACCTGCTGACCAACCTGGAACACGGTGATGTGGATATCGAGCTGGACTACATGATGGCCAAAGGATCTAACTCAGGCATTTACCTGCAGGGGCTTTATGAGGTGCAACTGGCCGATAGCTGGGGCGAAACAAAAGCTTCTTCAGCCAGCAACGGCGGCATTTACGAACGCTGGGACGAAAGCCGCCCGCAGGGGCAGCAGGGTTTCCAGGGCTATGCGCCGCGCCAGAACGTAAGTCGCGCCCCGGGCCTGTGGCAGCACCTGAAGATCTCGTTCCAGGCGCCCCGCTTTGATGCGAGTGGCCGGAAAACAGAAAATGCCAAGCTACTGCGCGTCGAGCTCAACGGCATTCCGGTGCAGGAGAATGTGGTGCTTTTCGGGCCTACCCGTGGGGCCAGCAGCAACCAGGAAGTAGCCAAGGGGCCCCTGCGCATCCAGGGCGATCATGGTGCAGTGGCTTTCCGCAACATCAAACTCACCACCTATAGTATGGAGCGCCTTCCGCTCACCAACCTGACCTATACCCTTTACCCCGGCCGCTTCGACAAAGAGCCCGCGTATGCTACTTTGCCGCCTGAGGCAAAAGGACCTTTATCAGTGATGACCTCCGGGATGCCGGCCAAAACCAAAGAATATCTGATCCGCTACACGGGTACGCTGCACGTGAAAACGCCCGGCGCCTATACCTTTAACATCAACACGCCCGGTGGCTATGGGATGGTGAAAGTGAACAACCAGCAGGCCGTGCCAATGAAAGAATGGAACGGCAAAGGCACGGTAACCTTACCGGCCGGTGAAGTGCCCCTGGAGGTCGTATACTCCAAATCCATGGATTGGGCGAAGCCCGCCCTGGCGCTCTACGTGTCGGGCCCCTCGCTCCGCGAATACCTGATCAGCGACAAGGAAGCAGCCATGGCCGATGTGGTGGATCCCATTCTAGTGGATGCGCTGGAGAAACCCATCCTCCGCAGCTTTATGGACCTGCCTGATGGTCAGCGCGTAACGCATGCCGTGTCGGTGGGCAGCCCGGCGCAGGTGCATTATACTTATGATGCCGACCATGGTGCCCTTGTGCAGGTATGGCGCGGGCAGTTTTTGGATGCCACCCCGATGTGGCATGAGCGCGGCGACGGCTCTGCGCGGGCGCTGGGCGCGGTGCAGCACCTGGGCAAACCGGCGCTTTCTGTGGCAAAGCTCCCATCTGAGCAGGCTGCCTGGGTAACCGATACCACCGGCAGCGCTTTCCGCCAGAAAGGCTATAGCCTGAATGCCAAAGATGAACCCACTTTCAAATACCGCATCTACGGCGCTGCAGTGCAGGATGCGATCCATGTGCTGGAAAATGGCCAGGGCCTGCAGCGAAGCATCAGCATCCAAAACCCGGCAGCTGGCCTGTATGTGCGCCTGGCGCAGGGCAAGCAGATCGGGGAAATGGCTAAAGGCCTCTACCAGGTAGATGATAAAACCTACTATGTGCGCCTGGATGATGCCGCTGGTGCCAAACCGATTGTGCGTACGGTGGCCGACGGGCAGGAGCTGCTGGTGCCGGTGCGTGAAAAACTGACCTATTCCATTCTTTTCTAG
- a CDS encoding c-type cytochrome yields MKNSRNNIWKRLLLAAGLVAGFSAQVQAQESPMEEDFFKIMRVSSPEGTLLEVGGLVVLPNGDLGISTRRGDIFIVENPTSARPFFRKFASGLHEVLGLAYKNGSLYCAQRGELTKLSDTNNDGKADEFETIYAWPLSGNYHEYSFGPKIAADGSFFVTANLGFPGDWWHAQSMAPMRGWMMHITEDGKMEPWAAGFRSPAGLGMVDSELFYSENQGDWVGSGGVWHIKKGAFMGHPASLRWTSMSNSPLKLKPEDIYAKIDPRLDTGKNGEQVKPENREGDKYVTRLDAKKDFPDLQLPAVWLPHGVLGISNSEVIKIPEDHFGPFGGQLLVGDQGMSLISRVFLEKVNGEYQGAAFLFRSGFQSGVLRMAWANDGSLFVGETNRGWGSAGEANEGLQRLVWNNKVPFEMRAVRAMPDGFEVEFTMPVDKKSAQNLASYAVESFTYKYHAVYGSPVADKKTNAIKGVKLSDDGMRARLVVEGLRPGYVHLLKLEGVRARDNYYTLVHPNAYYTLNSIPAGQKLSANEVSTINSAAGKQAKATSAAKTTGKAKTTGTAAPSKKAAAAPKEALTFEAVKPLLAKHTCLSCHNTDKRQVGPAFREVAKRKYTDSQIVALIHEPKPENWPDHSTPMPPMPQVPQSDALKIASWINSLNSK; encoded by the coding sequence ATGAAGAACAGCAGAAACAACATCTGGAAACGCCTGCTGCTGGCAGCAGGGCTGGTGGCCGGCTTTAGCGCGCAGGTACAGGCGCAGGAATCGCCGATGGAGGAGGATTTTTTTAAGATCATGCGCGTCAGCTCTCCCGAAGGCACTTTGCTGGAAGTAGGCGGGCTGGTGGTGCTGCCGAACGGCGACCTGGGCATTTCAACCCGGCGGGGCGATATCTTTATTGTGGAGAACCCCACCAGCGCGCGCCCGTTCTTCCGCAAGTTTGCCTCCGGCCTGCACGAGGTGCTTGGGCTGGCTTACAAGAACGGCTCCCTGTACTGCGCCCAACGCGGTGAGCTCACCAAGCTCAGCGATACCAACAACGATGGCAAAGCCGATGAGTTCGAAACCATCTATGCCTGGCCCTTATCGGGCAATTACCACGAATATAGCTTCGGGCCAAAAATAGCGGCGGATGGCTCATTCTTTGTTACCGCTAATCTGGGCTTTCCGGGTGACTGGTGGCATGCGCAAAGTATGGCACCCATGCGCGGCTGGATGATGCACATCACCGAAGACGGCAAAATGGAGCCCTGGGCAGCGGGTTTCCGGTCACCGGCCGGCCTGGGGATGGTAGATAGCGAGCTGTTTTACTCCGAAAACCAGGGCGATTGGGTGGGCTCGGGTGGCGTGTGGCATATAAAGAAAGGCGCCTTTATGGGCCATCCGGCCAGTTTGCGCTGGACAAGTATGTCCAACTCGCCGCTGAAGCTAAAGCCCGAAGACATTTATGCCAAAATAGACCCGCGCCTGGACACCGGTAAAAACGGCGAGCAGGTAAAGCCCGAGAACCGGGAAGGCGATAAGTATGTGACGCGGTTGGATGCCAAAAAGGACTTTCCGGACCTGCAGCTGCCGGCCGTGTGGCTGCCGCATGGGGTGCTGGGCATTTCCAACTCCGAGGTGATCAAAATACCCGAAGATCACTTCGGTCCGTTTGGCGGGCAGTTGCTGGTCGGTGACCAGGGAATGAGCCTTATTTCGCGGGTGTTTCTGGAGAAAGTGAACGGGGAGTACCAGGGCGCTGCTTTTCTGTTCCGAAGCGGGTTTCAGTCGGGGGTGCTGCGCATGGCCTGGGCTAACGACGGTTCTCTGTTTGTAGGCGAAACCAACCGGGGCTGGGGCTCAGCCGGCGAGGCCAACGAAGGCTTGCAGCGCCTGGTCTGGAACAACAAGGTGCCGTTCGAAATGCGTGCCGTACGTGCCATGCCCGATGGCTTTGAAGTGGAGTTTACCATGCCGGTCGATAAAAAGTCGGCCCAGAACCTGGCTTCTTATGCCGTGGAGAGTTTTACCTATAAATACCACGCTGTGTATGGCAGCCCCGTGGCTGATAAGAAAACAAACGCTATTAAAGGTGTGAAACTATCCGACGACGGGATGCGCGCGCGCCTGGTGGTAGAAGGCTTGCGGCCCGGTTACGTGCACCTGCTCAAGCTGGAGGGGGTGCGTGCCCGCGATAATTATTATACGCTTGTTCATCCGAATGCCTACTACACGCTTAACAGCATTCCGGCAGGGCAAAAGCTGTCTGCAAACGAAGTAAGTACTATAAACTCGGCAGCCGGAAAGCAGGCAAAAGCGACTTCCGCAGCAAAGACAACAGGCAAAGCGAAAACCACCGGAACCGCCGCCCCGTCGAAAAAGGCAGCCGCCGCTCCGAAAGAGGCTCTGACCTTTGAGGCGGTAAAGCCGCTGCTGGCCAAACATACCTGCCTCTCGTGCCATAACACAGACAAGCGCCAGGTAGGACCCGCTTTCCGGGAGGTAGCCAAACGCAAGTATACCGACAGCCAGATCGTAGCCTTGATCCATGAACCCAAGCCAGAGAACTGGCCCGACCACAGCACACCCATGCCGCCGATGCCGCAGGTGCCGCAAAGCGATGCCCTGAAGATCGCCTCCTGGATCAACTCGCTGAACAGTAAGTAA
- a CDS encoding 3-keto-disaccharide hydrolase — translation MSFILTKKITITTLALGLCAYTQTRAQQVPQPPKMVPEMTEFWEPEVRVITPGTGMAAPSDALVLFDGKNLSQWKAKGDGSEAKWAVKDNAFTVGKGDISTKKEFGDFQLHIEWNAPDEVKGESQGRGNSGIFLQDRYEVQVLDSYHNRTYANGQAGSVYKQHPPLVNAMRKPTEWNVYDIIYTAPRFKEDGSVFTPARVTVLHNGVLVQNNVELKGPTEYIGLPAYKPHGKAPITLQDHGNPVQYRNIWVREL, via the coding sequence ATGAGCTTTATACTTACTAAAAAAATCACCATTACTACTCTCGCCTTAGGCCTATGTGCCTACACCCAAACCCGGGCGCAGCAAGTGCCGCAGCCACCTAAAATGGTACCCGAAATGACCGAGTTCTGGGAACCGGAGGTGCGCGTGATCACACCCGGAACAGGGATGGCGGCCCCCTCAGATGCCCTAGTTTTATTTGACGGCAAAAACCTGTCGCAGTGGAAAGCCAAAGGCGATGGCAGCGAAGCCAAATGGGCGGTAAAGGATAATGCATTTACCGTGGGCAAAGGCGATATCTCGACTAAAAAGGAATTCGGCGATTTCCAGCTCCATATCGAGTGGAACGCGCCTGACGAGGTGAAAGGCGAAAGCCAGGGCCGGGGCAACAGCGGCATCTTTCTGCAGGACCGCTACGAGGTGCAGGTGCTGGACTCCTACCACAACCGCACGTACGCCAATGGGCAGGCCGGCAGCGTGTATAAGCAGCACCCGCCGTTGGTAAATGCCATGCGCAAGCCAACCGAATGGAATGTGTACGACATCATTTATACAGCACCCCGCTTTAAGGAAGACGGGTCGGTGTTTACGCCAGCGCGCGTTACGGTGCTGCATAATGGGGTGCTGGTGCAAAACAACGTGGAGTTGAAAGGGCCGACCGAGTACATTGGCCTGCCCGCCTACAAGCCGCACGGCAAAGCGCCCATTACGTTGCAGGACCACGGCAACCCGGTTCAGTACCGCAACATCTGGGTAAGAGAACTATAA
- a CDS encoding SusC/RagA family TonB-linked outer membrane protein — protein sequence MKYLYYFRKRLLHSPGLPFLPAWRTVPVLLTLLFLCSFAGFAQTKHSVSGKVTSAADNSALPGVSIGVKGTATGAITDANGNFTVQAEDNAVLIVSYIGFKAQEVPVNGRSQVNVSLAVDQKVLDEVVVTGYGEVKRAEVTSAQTTIKSEEIQKTVNTTIEQAIQGRAAGVYVTQNTGQPGGGISVNIRGVNSITGSNEPLYVIDGVQMQPGNIGYGVTSSSNPLAGLNPADIESMEILQGPSATALYGSRGTNGVVLITTKRGKAGEMKVSYGYLYSLQDKPEELKTMNLRQYADMHNIIRRLTGGTPNVEFADPSILGEGTNWQEALFKTAALNKHQLSVSGGSDKTQFYLSGEYFNQEGVALGSQFDRYSLRLNVDNQTRKWLKVSTNLSVNQTNEMLGTSQENIIITALQMAPNVAVRNPDGSWAGPDESNGSSLQFTPLNPIAIANLVQNDLQRRGFIGGINAAIDIMKGLQFRTSLNGNAGFNQSTYFNPNYKLGGQPAHVATLSKSSGSNTYWNLNELLEYKHDFAKHSFTVMASHEAQASDWQNINGSRSGFVTNEVPELNLGNAQGQSNGSGRGDWAMESYLGSVNYSFADKYILKGTIRADGSANFGPESRWGYFPSVSAAWRISEEPFMKNNLSVINELKLRFETGITGNQGSGGIYGPLASTTTPWGTGFRLGTYGNPNLQWEETRTNNVGFNLNLFANRIQLEGDFYVKKTNNLLMQNPLPDYMGTASEGSIGAPQVNIGALQNKGYALSLNTINVDKGGFSWNTNLNVSAFRTKVTEFYSDAAIIDRVSWWMENWTQRAIVGEAPWLFRGYIQEGVFQSLEEIENSAVPANANGERMEINEASGVWVGDTKFKDLNGDNIIDEKDQTFIGNPWPKLTMGFTNTFAWKGFDATLLITGSFGNDIYNYVRYVNTNPNNINLGRNMLEDTYDYAKVAYNAAGEPYLENPGTNVPRISGQNANKNGVRHTSAYVEDGSYVRIKNLQIGYNLPASLLRRLAVVQGARLSVGVQNLATFTKYKGMDPEVGAYVGKEAQANSQSIGVDFGRYPITRMYTVSVGVDF from the coding sequence ATGAAATATTTATACTACTTCAGGAAGCGCCTGCTTCACAGCCCCGGGCTTCCTTTCTTACCTGCCTGGCGGACTGTCCCGGTACTACTCACCCTCTTATTTCTTTGCAGCTTTGCGGGCTTTGCTCAGACAAAGCACAGCGTGAGCGGCAAAGTAACCTCTGCTGCTGACAACTCGGCCCTGCCGGGCGTGAGCATCGGGGTGAAAGGAACGGCCACAGGCGCTATCACCGATGCGAACGGTAACTTCACGGTACAGGCGGAAGACAATGCAGTGCTTATTGTGTCCTACATCGGTTTCAAAGCACAGGAAGTTCCGGTAAACGGCCGTTCCCAGGTAAATGTCAGCCTGGCTGTAGATCAGAAGGTGCTCGATGAGGTCGTGGTGACCGGCTATGGTGAGGTGAAGCGTGCAGAAGTAACCAGTGCCCAAACTACGATCAAGTCTGAAGAGATTCAGAAAACGGTAAACACAACGATCGAACAGGCCATTCAGGGCCGTGCGGCGGGCGTATATGTTACGCAGAACACCGGACAGCCAGGTGGCGGCATATCGGTAAACATCCGGGGCGTTAACTCTATCACAGGTTCTAACGAACCACTGTATGTGATTGATGGGGTGCAGATGCAACCCGGCAATATTGGGTATGGTGTTACCAGTTCCAGCAATCCGCTGGCTGGCCTAAACCCAGCCGACATTGAGTCTATGGAGATCCTGCAGGGGCCTTCGGCTACAGCCCTGTATGGTTCAAGAGGCACCAACGGCGTGGTGCTGATCACGACCAAGCGCGGCAAAGCCGGAGAAATGAAAGTGTCGTACGGTTATCTTTATTCCTTACAGGATAAACCTGAGGAATTAAAGACAATGAACCTGCGCCAGTATGCTGATATGCACAATATTATCAGAAGATTAACCGGAGGAACGCCAAATGTGGAGTTTGCAGATCCATCCATACTTGGAGAAGGGACTAACTGGCAGGAGGCTTTGTTTAAGACTGCGGCACTTAACAAGCACCAGCTAAGTGTAAGCGGCGGCAGCGACAAGACGCAGTTCTATCTATCAGGTGAATACTTTAACCAGGAAGGTGTGGCGCTGGGCTCTCAGTTTGACCGTTACTCGCTGCGCCTGAACGTGGATAACCAGACACGGAAGTGGTTAAAGGTGAGCACCAACCTGAGCGTGAACCAAACCAACGAAATGCTGGGCACCTCACAGGAAAATATCATTATCACAGCGTTGCAAATGGCGCCGAACGTGGCGGTCCGTAATCCTGATGGCTCGTGGGCCGGGCCGGACGAAAGTAACGGCAGCAGCCTGCAGTTTACGCCACTCAACCCCATTGCCATTGCAAACCTGGTTCAGAACGATCTTCAGAGAAGAGGCTTTATCGGCGGCATCAATGCAGCGATAGATATTATGAAAGGGCTGCAGTTCCGTACCTCACTCAACGGCAACGCGGGCTTTAATCAGTCTACTTATTTCAATCCGAACTATAAGTTAGGTGGTCAGCCCGCGCACGTAGCAACTTTATCAAAGAGCAGCGGAAGTAACACCTACTGGAACCTGAATGAATTGCTGGAGTACAAGCATGATTTTGCTAAGCACAGCTTTACCGTGATGGCGAGCCATGAAGCGCAGGCTTCAGATTGGCAGAACATCAATGGCTCCAGATCGGGCTTTGTTACCAACGAGGTGCCGGAACTCAACCTGGGTAACGCTCAGGGTCAAAGCAATGGCAGCGGCCGTGGCGATTGGGCCATGGAGTCTTACCTGGGAAGTGTAAACTACTCTTTTGCTGATAAATACATCTTGAAAGGTACAATCAGAGCAGATGGTTCTGCCAACTTCGGCCCTGAAAGCCGTTGGGGTTATTTCCCTTCTGTTTCTGCGGCGTGGCGTATTTCGGAAGAACCTTTCATGAAAAATAACCTGTCGGTGATCAATGAACTGAAGCTACGCTTCGAAACAGGTATCACCGGTAACCAGGGCAGTGGCGGTATTTATGGACCACTGGCATCTACCACTACGCCATGGGGCACCGGTTTTAGACTGGGCACCTATGGTAACCCGAACCTGCAGTGGGAGGAAACCCGCACCAACAACGTGGGCTTTAACCTGAATCTGTTTGCAAACCGCATCCAGTTAGAAGGTGACTTCTATGTGAAAAAGACAAATAACCTGCTGATGCAAAACCCGCTGCCTGATTACATGGGTACGGCTTCTGAAGGATCGATCGGTGCGCCGCAGGTAAACATTGGTGCTTTGCAGAACAAAGGCTATGCGCTATCTCTGAACACGATTAACGTGGATAAAGGAGGCTTTAGCTGGAATACGAACCTGAATGTGTCTGCCTTCCGAACCAAAGTAACGGAGTTCTATTCTGATGCCGCCATTATTGACCGGGTATCCTGGTGGATGGAAAACTGGACGCAGCGCGCTATAGTAGGAGAAGCCCCATGGTTGTTCCGTGGCTATATCCAGGAAGGTGTATTCCAGTCGTTGGAAGAAATCGAGAACAGTGCTGTTCCTGCTAACGCAAACGGCGAGCGCATGGAGATCAACGAGGCCTCCGGCGTTTGGGTAGGCGATACCAAATTCAAGGATCTGAACGGGGATAACATAATCGACGAAAAAGACCAGACCTTTATTGGCAATCCATGGCCGAAATTAACAATGGGCTTTACCAACACCTTTGCCTGGAAAGGCTTTGATGCCACACTGCTGATCACAGGTTCTTTCGGCAACGATATTTACAATTACGTGCGCTACGTGAACACGAACCCGAATAATATTAACCTGGGCCGCAACATGTTAGAAGACACCTATGACTATGCCAAAGTTGCCTATAACGCTGCCGGCGAGCCTTACCTGGAAAATCCGGGTACCAACGTGCCACGCATCAGCGGCCAGAATGCCAATAAGAACGGCGTACGCCATACCAGCGCTTATGTAGAAGACGGTTCTTATGTGCGGATTAAAAACCTGCAGATAGGGTATAATCTGCCGGCATCACTGCTGCGAAGATTAGCTGTTGTGCAGGGTGCCCGCCTTTCAGTGGGTGTGCAAAACCTGGCCACTTTTACCAAATACAAGGGTATGGACCCGGAAGTTGGTGCTTACGTGGGCAAAGAAGCACAGGCAAATTCCCAGTCGATAGGTGTTGACTTCGGTCGCTATCCTATCACCAGAATGTATACGGTAAGTGTGGGAGTAGATTTTTAA
- a CDS encoding RagB/SusD family nutrient uptake outer membrane protein yields MNKMKYKGYLACLAFLSFLTGCDKEFLERPPKDRIVDANYYQTAEQVLASTTPLYNVVWFAYNDKASHGIGDARGGLLYSGSYQAENIRMNTTGITGENGSAWRAFYNVVGQANTAITNINRYAPASVPEGVKQYAIGEGRFMRGLAYSYLVQNWDAVPIIANNETVLTDTTIARNTVESVWEFIIRDIRFAAKVLPNASVATGRLNKWAAEGMLAKMFLTRAGVGQNGTRNQTDLDSAAYYAKRVIDNSGASLMPNYADLFKTANNNNQESLFALQWKYDGDWGTQNSVQAFLAYGSSLTGFGDGWGGDIGASLFALNQYEDLNQDKRRKATYMLPGDNYDYIHEIVDEKIVPLHVRTDNNNQADYRSRASVKKYVVGLPSDNAGKVTQQHTEINTYMLRLADVYLIYAEAVLGNNASTSDALALQYFNAVRARAGLDPKSSITWEDIHRERLVEFAMEGQAWYEFTRLHYYKPQLAYDLLSSQDRGLFWAYPNDKANATSWDLVPQSTAISRTVTVNSGNFFLPLPATELSRAPNLRKAPVPYNFDQK; encoded by the coding sequence ATGAACAAAATGAAATATAAAGGATATTTAGCTTGCCTGGCTTTTTTAAGCTTCCTGACAGGCTGCGATAAGGAGTTTCTGGAGAGACCTCCGAAAGACAGAATTGTGGATGCCAACTATTACCAGACCGCAGAACAGGTTTTGGCCAGTACCACACCGCTTTACAACGTGGTATGGTTTGCCTATAACGACAAGGCATCGCATGGTATAGGTGATGCCCGGGGTGGTTTGCTTTATTCCGGTTCGTACCAGGCAGAGAACATCCGTATGAACACCACAGGTATAACCGGCGAAAACGGAAGCGCCTGGCGCGCCTTTTACAATGTGGTGGGGCAGGCAAATACGGCCATCACCAACATTAACCGCTATGCCCCGGCTTCAGTGCCGGAAGGTGTAAAGCAGTATGCCATAGGCGAAGGGCGCTTTATGCGCGGCCTGGCTTACTCTTACCTGGTGCAGAACTGGGACGCCGTGCCGATCATTGCCAACAATGAAACTGTACTGACTGATACAACCATTGCCCGGAATACTGTTGAAAGCGTTTGGGAGTTTATCATCCGGGATATTCGCTTTGCTGCCAAGGTATTACCGAATGCCTCGGTGGCAACTGGCCGCTTAAACAAGTGGGCGGCAGAAGGGATGCTGGCAAAGATGTTCCTGACCCGTGCCGGCGTTGGCCAGAACGGTACCCGGAACCAGACTGATCTAGATAGTGCGGCTTATTATGCCAAACGGGTGATTGATAATAGTGGCGCATCGCTGATGCCGAATTATGCCGACCTGTTCAAAACAGCGAATAATAACAATCAGGAAAGCCTGTTTGCCCTGCAGTGGAAGTATGATGGTGATTGGGGAACACAAAACAGCGTGCAGGCCTTTCTGGCGTATGGCTCGAGCCTGACAGGCTTCGGCGATGGCTGGGGCGGCGACATTGGTGCCTCGCTGTTTGCGCTGAACCAATACGAAGATCTGAACCAGGACAAACGCCGCAAGGCCACTTACATGTTGCCAGGCGATAATTACGACTATATCCATGAGATCGTGGATGAGAAAATCGTGCCGCTGCATGTGAGAACTGACAACAATAACCAGGCAGATTACCGATCCCGGGCTAGTGTGAAAAAGTATGTAGTGGGGCTGCCTTCCGACAACGCCGGTAAAGTGACCCAGCAGCACACCGAGATTAATACCTATATGCTGCGCCTGGCCGATGTATACCTGATCTATGCCGAAGCAGTTTTAGGCAATAATGCCTCCACTTCGGATGCGCTGGCCCTGCAGTATTTTAACGCCGTTCGTGCCAGAGCGGGCCTGGACCCGAAATCCTCCATCACCTGGGAGGATATTCACCGCGAGCGACTGGTGGAATTTGCCATGGAAGGGCAGGCGTGGTATGAGTTTACAAGATTACACTATTACAAACCGCAACTGGCTTACGACCTGCTGAGCTCTCAGGACAGAGGTTTATTCTGGGCTTATCCGAACGACAAGGCAAATGCAACCTCCTGGGATCTGGTGCCGCAATCCACCGCCATTTCCAGAACGGTTACTGTAAACTCCGGTAACTTCTTCCTGCCTTTGCCGGCTACCGAGTTATCACGGGCACCTAACTTACGCAAAGCACCGGTACCCTATAACTTCGATCAGAAATAA